A single region of the Gossypium arboreum isolate Shixiya-1 chromosome 12, ASM2569848v2, whole genome shotgun sequence genome encodes:
- the LOC108478082 gene encoding L-type lectin-domain containing receptor kinase IX.1-like: MALSSAKQNQYSPLINLLMSFLLLIAYAEPLSFNFPSFNPNTPNIHFEGDAFSSYNVLQLTKNAAIGTLTGSTGRASYNQPLRLWDARNGKLTDFTTHFSFIIKAVNLSEYGDGISFFIAPFDSKIPSNSSDGYLALFDPDSNSNSSTNNIVAVEFDSFENIWDPSDDHVGININSIRSVKTVPWRSSVKNGSTANAWVTYNSTTRNLSVFLTYADQPLYIGNSSLAYVVDLREFLPEWVRIGFSASTGRQVEIHNILSWSFQSSLETSGKGKNLGLIVGLGAGFGLVACGLGLVCFIMLRAKTRLKDSEAIDVTIEDEFEKGTGPKRFTYNELCRATNSFAKAGKLGEGGFGGVYKGLLSDSNTQVAVKRVSRGSKQGKKEYISEVKIISRLRHRNLVQLLGWCHEKGELLLVYEFLPNGSLDSHLFGGKIMLTWIVRYKIALGLASALLYLHEEWEQYVVHRDIKSSNVMLDSNFNAKLGDFGLARLVDHDLGSQTTVLAGTMGYLAPECVTTGKASKESDVYSFGVVALEIACGRKPVEPREEPSKVRLLEWVWDLYGKGQLPEAVDKRLGKVFDERQMECLMVTGLWCCHPDYTRRPSTRQVINVLNFEAPLPSLPPKLPVPMYYAPPMSLCKFSYTSSSTEVTDSEKCRIQCSCSSCSTHTYSSSAAGSGKALLSSHKPS, from the coding sequence ATGGCTCTCTCTTCTGCAAAACAAAACCAGTACTCTCCTCTTATCAACCTCTTAATGTCCTTTCTTTTGTTAATCGCTTATGCCGAGCCACTTTCCTTTAACTTCCCCAGTTTCAATCCAAACACACCAAACATTCACTTCGAAGGCGATGCTTTCTCCTCATATAATGTTCTACAACTCACCAAGAATGCTGCTATTGGCACTCTCACTGGTAGCACTGGACGAGCCTCTTATAATCAACCGCTGCGCCTTTGGGATGCTCGTAATGGGAAGCTAACGGATTTCACCACCCATTTCTCCTTCATCATAAAAGCAGTAAATCTCAGTGAATATGGTGACGGGATATCCTTCTTTATTGCACCTTTCGACTCCAAAATCCCTTCCAATTCCAGCGACGGCTACCTTGCACTATTCGATCCTGACTCTAACTCAAACTCTTCCACCAATAACATCGTTGCTGTGGAGTTTGATAGTTTCGAAAACATATGGGATCCAAGTGACGATCATGTAGGCATCAACATCAACTCCATCCGTTCAGTAAAAACAGTGCCATGGAGAAGTAGCGTCAAGAATGGATCAACAGCCAACGCATGGGTGACTTACAACTCTACCACAAGAAATCTCAGTGTTTTTCTAACCTATGCTGATCAACCACTCTACATTGGGAATTCAAGCCTTGCGTATGTTGTAGATTTGAGGGAGTTTTTGCCAGAATGGGTTAGAATAGGTTTCTCAGCATCTACTGGGCGTCAGGTTGAGATTCACAATATTCTTTCTTGGAGTTTCCAGTCAAGCTTGGAGACAAGTGGGAAAGGGAAGAACTTGGGGCTGATTGTTGGTTTGGGTGCAGGTTTCGGTCTAGTGGCTTGTGGGTTAGGTTTGGTTTGCTTCATCATGTTGAGAGCAAAGACACGTTTGAAGGACAGTGAAGCCATTGATGTCACCATTGAGGATGAGTTCGAGAAAGGGACGGGGCCAAAAAGGTTCACATATAATGAACTATGTCGAGCGACAAATAGTTTTGCTAAGGCAGGGAAGCTTGGAGAAGGAGGATTTGGAGGAGTTTACAAAGGGTTATTAAGTGATTCCAACACACAAGTGGCAGTAAAGAGGGTTTCAAGAGGATCAAAGCAAGGGAAAAAGGAGTATATATCAGAGGTGAAGATTATTAGCCGATTGAGACATAGGAATTTGGTTCAACTCCTTGGTTGGTGCCATGAAAAAGGTGAACTCCTCCTTGTCTATGAATTCTTGCCTAATGGAAGCCTTGATTCTCACTTATTTGGAGGTAAAATCATGTTAACTTGGATTGTAAGGTACAAAATTGCACTCGGTTTGGCGTCGGCCTTATTGTATCTTCATGAAGAGTGGGAACAGTATGTAGTTCATAGAGACATAAAGTCTAGCAATGTAATGTTGGATTCAAATTTCAATGCCAAACTTGGAGATTTTGGTCTTGCAAGACTTGTGGACCATGACCTGGGTTCACAAACAACTGTTTTGGCCGGCACCATGGGCTACCTAGCCCCTGAATGCGTCACTACGGGTAAGGCTAGCAAGGAATCCGATGTGTACAGTTTTGGCGTTGTGGCACTTGAAATTGCATGTGGAAGAAAGCCAGTTGAACCAAGGGAAGAACCAAGCAAGGTAAGGCTATTAGAATGGGTCTGGGACCTATATGGAAAAGGCCAACTTCCTGAAGCTGTTGATAAAAGACTAGGCAAGGTCTTTGATGAGCGGCAAATGGAATGTTTGATGGTAACTGGGTTATGGTGTTGCCATCCAGATTACACTCGCCGCCCTTCTACAAGGCAAGTGATAAATGTCCTAAACTTTGAAGCTCCATTGCCTAGCTTGCCACCCAAGTTACCAGTACCTATGTATTACGCACCTCCAATGAGTCTCTGCAAATTTTCCTACACATCATCATCAACAGAGGTCACAGATTCGGAGAAATGTCGAATTCAGTGTTCATGTAGTAGCTGCTCtactcatacatattcatcatcAGCAGCAGGTTCTGGGAAAGCTCTTTTAAGTTCTCATAAGCCTAGTTAG